From the genome of Phytohabitans rumicis, one region includes:
- a CDS encoding sensor histidine kinase codes for MKSSRVAYALFAFAMAEAVVAVGGAFVAGMGWADAVDSYLVTNTAMGATVPVCGVLIARHRPENPIGWLFLAFGLAHLTTAAMVPVASYGADHGWPDAALRVCVTVFQLAWPFGIGMCLALALQLFPTGRPVSPRWRPLVWLTVATGLLFVLWVGTDPAALALAGREVTSYLAFEQPGWLVLANPLNLVVDLLVVAGLVVRYVRGDDRTRRQLLWLVLAVIAMIVINWQRWVLNDEGGILLLLAVPLIPAAVTVAILRYELLDIRLVVSRTVLYGLLTLGVVGAYALLVAVLDRVLRDAGAPVVATVLIALAFNPARQRLQRVVDRAFYGARDDPVRAVSAVGERLAGDDLGGVLDGVREALRLPFAALRTGAGELAASGTPPETVHTVALTYRGERVGDLLVGVRVGERRLSGADRAVLDLLATPLAVALHATRLSDELQVSRERLVTATEEERRRLHRELHDSLGPALTGAAFKADAAGNLAATDPARAAQLSSELGTQIRGAIDDVRRLVYGLRPPALDELGLVGAVRRQAEQLTGDVAIAVDAVEALPPLPAAVEVAAYRIATEALTNVVRHSRARRAVVSLRADRAALRVSVTDDGAPNGPWRLGVGLRSIAERTAELGGACEAGPTPDGGRVAAVLPLGVGT; via the coding sequence GTGAAGTCGTCCCGCGTCGCGTACGCCCTCTTCGCGTTCGCCATGGCCGAGGCCGTGGTGGCGGTGGGCGGTGCGTTCGTGGCGGGCATGGGCTGGGCCGACGCGGTCGACTCTTACCTGGTCACGAACACCGCGATGGGCGCCACGGTCCCGGTGTGCGGGGTGCTCATCGCCCGGCACCGGCCGGAGAACCCGATCGGCTGGCTGTTCCTCGCGTTCGGGCTCGCCCACCTGACGACGGCGGCGATGGTGCCGGTCGCCTCGTACGGCGCCGACCACGGCTGGCCGGACGCCGCGCTGCGCGTGTGCGTCACCGTTTTCCAGCTCGCCTGGCCGTTCGGGATCGGCATGTGCCTGGCGCTCGCGCTGCAGCTCTTCCCCACCGGCCGGCCGGTGTCACCGCGCTGGCGGCCGCTGGTGTGGCTGACCGTTGCCACGGGTCTGCTCTTCGTGCTCTGGGTGGGCACAGACCCGGCCGCGCTCGCGCTCGCCGGGCGGGAGGTGACGTCGTACCTCGCGTTCGAGCAGCCGGGCTGGCTGGTGCTGGCGAATCCGCTCAACCTCGTCGTCGACCTGCTGGTCGTCGCGGGCCTGGTGGTCCGGTACGTCCGCGGCGACGATCGGACCCGGCGCCAGCTGCTGTGGCTGGTGCTCGCCGTGATCGCCATGATCGTGATCAACTGGCAGCGCTGGGTGCTCAACGACGAGGGCGGCATCCTGCTGTTGCTGGCCGTGCCGCTCATCCCGGCCGCCGTGACCGTGGCGATCCTGCGCTATGAGCTCCTCGACATCCGGCTGGTCGTTTCCCGCACCGTCCTGTACGGACTGCTGACGCTCGGGGTCGTCGGCGCGTACGCGCTGCTGGTGGCCGTGCTCGACCGGGTGCTTCGGGACGCCGGCGCCCCGGTCGTGGCCACCGTGCTGATCGCGCTGGCCTTCAACCCGGCGCGCCAGCGGCTGCAGCGCGTGGTGGACCGGGCGTTCTACGGGGCGCGGGACGACCCCGTACGGGCGGTGTCCGCCGTGGGGGAGCGCCTGGCCGGGGACGACCTGGGTGGCGTGCTCGACGGGGTCAGGGAAGCGCTGCGGCTGCCGTTCGCGGCCCTGCGGACAGGCGCGGGGGAGCTCGCGGCGAGCGGCACCCCGCCGGAGACCGTCCACACCGTCGCGCTGACGTACCGCGGGGAGCGGGTGGGTGACCTGCTCGTCGGCGTACGCGTGGGCGAGCGGCGGCTGAGCGGCGCGGACCGTGCCGTGCTCGACCTGCTGGCGACCCCGCTGGCCGTGGCGCTGCACGCGACCCGCCTCTCCGACGAGCTGCAGGTTTCCCGCGAGCGGCTGGTGACGGCGACCGAGGAGGAGCGGCGGCGGCTGCACCGGGAGCTGCACGACAGCCTCGGGCCGGCGCTGACGGGGGCCGCGTTCAAGGCGGACGCGGCCGGGAACCTGGCGGCCACCGACCCCGCGCGGGCCGCGCAGCTCAGCTCGGAGCTGGGCACGCAGATCCGGGGCGCGATCGACGACGTGCGGCGCCTGGTGTACGGCCTGCGCCCGCCCGCGCTGGACGAACTGGGCCTGGTCGGGGCGGTACGGCGGCAGGCCGAGCAGCTCACCGGCGACGTCGCCATCGCGGTCGATGCCGTCGAGGCGCTACCGCCGCTGCCCGCCGCCGTCGAGGTGGCCGCCTACCGGATCGCCACCGAGGCGCTGACCAATGTGGTCCGTCACTCGCGTGCCCGCCGCGCGGTGGTGTCGCTGCGCGCCGATCGGGCCGCGCTGCGGGTCTCGGTCACCGACGACGGCGCGCCCAACGGCCCATGGCGGCTCGGCGTGGGCCTGCGGTCGATCGCCGAACGCACCGCCGAACTGGGCGGCGCGTGCGAGGCTGGGCCCACGCCGGATGGCGGCCGGGTCGCCGCCGTACTGCCGCTGGGAGTGGGGACATGA
- a CDS encoding response regulator transcription factor has product MTVRVAVADDHPVVRDGLRALLASLPTMELVGEATTGREAVRCAVVHRPDVLVMDLRMPDLDGATATAEIARVAPDVAVLVLTMFDDDESVFAAMRAGARGYLVKGASQEEIRRAISAVAAGEAIFGPGVARRVLSFFAAPPRAAAPAFPELTTREREVLDLIAAGLPNAAIATRLGLSVKTIGNNTSAIFAKLQVAGRAEAIIRARDAGLGR; this is encoded by the coding sequence ATGACCGTACGCGTCGCGGTGGCCGACGACCATCCCGTGGTGCGCGACGGCCTGCGGGCACTCCTCGCCTCGCTGCCCACCATGGAGCTCGTCGGCGAGGCCACCACCGGGCGCGAGGCGGTCCGGTGCGCGGTGGTGCACCGGCCCGACGTACTCGTGATGGATCTGCGCATGCCTGACCTCGACGGCGCGACGGCCACCGCGGAGATCGCGCGGGTGGCCCCGGACGTGGCGGTCCTGGTGCTGACCATGTTCGACGACGACGAGTCGGTCTTCGCGGCGATGCGCGCCGGGGCCCGCGGCTACCTGGTGAAGGGCGCCTCGCAGGAGGAGATCAGGCGGGCGATCAGCGCGGTGGCGGCCGGCGAGGCGATCTTCGGGCCGGGCGTGGCGCGCCGGGTGCTGAGCTTCTTCGCCGCGCCCCCGCGGGCCGCCGCGCCCGCGTTTCCCGAGCTGACCACGCGGGAGCGGGAGGTGCTCGACCTGATCGCCGCCGGCCTGCCCAACGCGGCCATCGCCACCCGGCTCGGCCTGTCGGTCAAGACGATCGGCAACAACACCTCCGCGATCTTCGCGAAGCTGCAGGTCGCCGGGCGCGCCGAGGCCATCATCCGGGCCCGCGACGCGGGCCTCGGCCGCTAG